A single window of Phlebotomus papatasi isolate M1 chromosome 4, Ppap_2.1, whole genome shotgun sequence DNA harbors:
- the LOC129808482 gene encoding uncharacterized protein LOC129808482, producing MYQHSHTIVRLSVHLEGEDRVYFHEGADLRQVAQPQSTLSAYFQSNAEMKVIADRKLEGTTSRRMKTKIYREHGLHLTYPQYCKMFLWKTDAPRRWQKREKAHRKGFVAIGRMYTVSPRNVELHSLRVLLLHVPGCTSYQDLRTVNGRVFETFAEAAIVRGLRRSDEEFSNTIEEAISLDIPPAECRSLFAMLLYYNQPDTAGGVWIRFKENLIRDLLEGQRRREEEAEYLALAHMDSIIVGNGGSGIQYYSGMPEVPMNYRYFYSDHHEDACHQDIERCRRLLTERCNMLNSAQRSAFDTIVTSLQERRDEVNFEEARCFFVDGPGGTGKTFLYETLYYYCVVEGFKCIVTAWTGIAASLLPTGRTVHSTFKLPLNLTETATCNVRVNSPDGQKLEEADIILWDECSMAESRALTAVNEFLQELEHTTVPFGGKVMVMGGDFRQILPVVQYGDRSHILEKCVLENACWPLFRSLKLHHNQRAAIGQEAFATHLNDVGEGRTNNELGLHVFDSNNCVITINNLIQKVFGKSRILPDDCAILCPRRDACQQVNHRINDRLPGEGRSYRASNRIVDEDDKARMRYNDEFLDAQNPAGLAPQVLLLKKGSIIMLIRNLDSKMGLCNGTRLRVLQTHNHLIKCVVLNGIRKGVTIHLPRIDITTTENDDVPVNFTRRQFPVIGAFAMTINKSQGQTLRRVGLYLPSPVFAHGHLYVAMSRVRHMEDIQVVISHGRLGIADNDRQTKNIVYEEIIQRLG from the exons ATGTATCAGCATTCTCATACTATTGTTCGCCTATCAGTCCATCTAGAGGGTGAAGATAGGGTATATTTTCATGAAGGGGCTGATTTGCGCCAGGTGGCTCAACCACAGTCAACATTGTCGGCGTATTTTCAATCAAATGCGGAGATGAAGGTGATTGCTGATCGGAAGTTAGAAGGGACCACCAGCAGGAGGATGAAAACAAAAATCTATCGAGAACATGGATTGCATTTGACTTATCCTCAATATTGCAAAATGTTTTTGTGGAAGACCGACGCCCCAAGGAGATGGCAAAAGAGAGAGAAAGCTCACAGGAAAG gGTTTGTTGCGATTGGACGTATGTATACGGTCAGTCCAAGAAACGTGGAACTGCATAGCTTACGTGTCCTCCTGCTGCATGTTCCTGGATGTACCAGCTACCAAGATCTGCGAACTGTCAACGGGAGAGTGTTTGAGACTTTTGCGGAAGCTGCAATTGTTCGTGGTCTTCGAAGATCAGATGAGGAATTCTCCAACACAATAGAAGAAGCAATCTCTTTGGACATCCCCCCAGCCGAATGCCGTTCTCTCTTTGCGATGCTTCTCTACTACAATCAGCCGGATACAGCTGGTGGAGTATGGATACGTTTCAAGGAAAATCTCATTAGAGATTTGCTCGAGGGACAGAGACGGAGAGAAGAAGAAGCGGAGTACCTTGCACTGGCTCATATGGATTCTATCATTGTAGGAAATGGCGGTTCAGGAATTCAGTACTATTCTGGTATGCCAGAAGTACCGATGAATTATCGGTATTTCTATTCGGACCATCACGAAGATGCCTGCCACCAAGACATAGAGCGATGTCGACGTCTTCTGACAGAGAGGTGCAATATGTTGAATTCGGCTCAACGTTCAGCATTCGACACTATTGTCACTTCACTGCAGGAACGTAGAGATGAGGTCAATTTCGAGGAAGCAAGGTGCTTTTTCGTCGATGGTCCTGGTGGAActggaaaaacatttttgtacgAAACCCTCTACTACTATTGTGTAGTTGAGGGATTTAAGTGCATAGTGACTGCTTGGACGGGAATTGCTGCATCGCTATTGCCTACAGGAAGAACAGTTCACTCTACATTCAAGTTGCCTCTCAATCTAACTGAGACAGCAACTTGCAATGTACGTGTGAATTCTCCAGATGGTCAGAAACTCGAGGAGGCGGACATTATTCTATGGGATGAATGTTCCATGGCAGAATCACGAGCATTGACAGCAGTCAATGAATTTCTGCAGGAATTGGAACACACAACAGTCCCCTTCGGAGGAAAG GTAATGGTGATGGGTGGTGATTTTCGTCAGATCCTGCCTGTCGTTCAGTACGGTGATAGGAGCCATATTTTGGAAAAGTGTGTTTTGGAGAATGCTTGCTGGCCGCTGTTTCGTTCGCTGAAACTGCATCACAATCAACGAGCTGCAATTGGTCAGGAAGCTTTTGCAACACATCTGAATGATGTTGGTGAGGGTCGCACAAATAATGAGTTGGGACTTCATGTCTTTGATTCCAATAATTGTGTGATCACCATTAACAATCTCATTCAGAAGGTGTTTGGAAAAAGTCGTATTTTACCAGACGACTGTGCCATCCTGTGTCCACGTCGAGATGCCTGCCAACAAGTTAATCACAGGATTAACGATCGACTACCAGGAGAAGGACGAAGCTACCGAGCCAGTAACAGGATCGTTGATGAGGATGACAAAGCCCGAATGAGATATAATGATGAATTCCTTGATGCTCAAAATCCTGCAGGACTTGCGCCTCAGGTGCTTCTGCTGAAGAAGGGATCTATCATTATGCTCATTCGGAATTTGGACAGCAAAATGGGTCTCTGCAACGGAACACGACTGCGCGTTCTCCAAACACATAATCATCTGATAAAATGTGTTGTACTGAACGGCATCAGGAAGGGTGTCACAATCCATTTACCAAGGATAGATATAACAACTACGGAGAACGATGATGTCCCTGTAAACTTCACAAGGAGGCAATTTCCAGTCATTGGAGCCTTTGCCATGACAATCAATAAGAGTCAGGGACAGACGCTGAGACGTGTGGGATTATATCTTCCATCTCCGGTTTTTGCTCACGGCCATTTGTATGTGGCTATGTCCAGGGTGCGTCACATGGAGGACATTCAAGTCGTGATTTCTCATGGACGACTAGGGATTGCAGATAATGACAGGCAGACGAAAAACATCGTGTATGAGGAGATTATCCAGAGGCTGGGCTGA